The Spiroplasma endosymbiont of Atherix ibis nucleotide sequence ATTCATGAAGAGGTAATAATTTAATATTAAAATGAAAATTAGGAGCCTCGGTATATTGAAAAGGTGGTTCTTGATATAATCATGCAAGTTTTGTCATATTAAGTATAGATTCATTTCAATTTAAATCAAATTTTAATCAAAATAATTTAAAAAATAAAATACAAAGTGCTCTGTCTAAAAATTTTACTATAAAAAGTGATACATCTCCTGATATTAGCAATAATGAAAAAAATGGTTTACCAGGTAAATTATTAAAATCTAATAAAGAATTAATTTTAGAAGAAATTGATAAAAGATTGAGAGTCTCTTTTGGAATAGACTATTCTGCTTGATTTAGTAAACCTATTTTAAAAATAAATGATACTTTTAATGATGAGAAGAGTTATGTTTCCATAACTTTTAAAGATGAACAACAAATTTCAGGTTCAAAGCAATTTTTAACAAATGTTATAATGCCAGTTAATATTACTTTAACTGATTTCTATTATCAAAGGTCTGCACAAAAAAGATTAGTAATTAATCCTGGAAAAATTGTTAATCCAAATTCTCAACTTAATGAACTAATTATTGATAAACCTGAATATGATGTTAAAAATAATACATTTGTATATCATAACTCCATTGATGTTACTTTTACTGCAATAAGTGAATCTGAAATCCTAACTGTAAATGGTCAAGAAGTTCCTGTATTTAATAATATCTATAGAATTAAATTAGATAATAATTTGAATACTTATAAAATTGAAGTAAATGGTATTAAAAATTTAAAAGGTATTACAAAACTAAGTTTAAATATTAATATTCAATCTCTTGCTAATAAATTAAATTATAGATGAGTTGGTTGAAATCCTAAAGAAAATTTAGAGCAAAGTAAATTAATAGAAAAAACGCTAGGAGATGGAAAACCAAATCCTGATTATGATCCTTCCATTAATTCTAAAACTGGAATGAGAAATGAATATATTTATATTGAAAGAGATATGAAATTTCCTTTTTATCAAGACCCTCTTGATAAATTTGGTAACATAATAACTGATTATAAAAATATTAATAAGTCTATAATAGTTGAAGCGGCTGTTGCAAATAGTGGAGTTACATTATTAGAAAAATTTGATAAAGCAAAAATTTATAGAGTTGATAGATTAAAGTTGGATGAAAATTTTAAAGTTATCAGTAAACAAGAAAATGTGAATATAAATCAAAATGAGCAATGATCAATAGAGGGACTTTGACATTATGTAATTTATTTACAAGATTATGTTAAAGAAACTATTGACCCATCAAATCCAGGGAATCAGGATATAAATGCAACTAAAGGAAGTACTATTCACAAATTGCTTTATATTTCAAATAAATCAAAAGATTATACAAGGTTTACAAGTCTTGATTTTGTTTCAAAAAATCAATCTATATTTAAATTTTGAGATTCTTTAGCTGGTATTCATTTGAAAAATTATTTAATCTCTTATACTTCTATAAATACAAGTCAAAAAATTGAAGAGTTAACTTATGAACAAATTATCATGTATTGAAAAAAATATGTTAGCGACCAAATAAGTCAAAAAATTGATGTCCCACAAAATCCTGTAAGTTATAAAGATTTAAAAAAATTAAATATAAGTAGTTTAAAAATTAATGAAATTAATCCTTTAGAAGTAAAAAATAAAATTATAAATCATGTTAAAAAGTATATAGAAAAATTTATTAAAAATACTGTATATAAAACAGACTATATAATATGTGATGAAAATGAAAAACAAATTGAAGAATTAGATTTTCAAGATTTTATAAATTTATCAGAGAGTAATAAATATAAAAAGATTATTTTATTTATTAAAGCAGTAAGTACTTCCTCATTGTTAATAGGAAAACAAAATTTTAATGTTATTAATAATAAAGAATTTGAGGAAAGTAAAAATTTTGATTTATCAACAATTAAAGATTTGAAATCAATTAGATATAATTTTACTAATGCTGATAATCAAATAAAGAAGAACTTTTTAAATAATTATATTTATGAATATGTTAAAAAAATATTACAAACATATAAACCTAAAAAAATAGATTGAGAATATGAATATGACAAAGATTATTATATTTCTTTAAATTCAAGTCAAGCAAAAGATATAAAAATAGATACGGATTTAGAAAATGTTTTATATAAATTTCTTAATTCAAAAACTCAAGTTATTTTAGAGATATTTATAGTTTCTAAAGATGAATCAATTAAACTAAGTGGTTTGACAAGTTATAAAATTATTAATGATCCAAAAGATAACAATGTTGCACCTGAGGTTCCTGAACCTCCCTTTAAACCAGAAGTTAGTAAGAAAAACAATATTTCTAATAAAACTGTAAGATGATGAATTATTTTAATTATTTGTTTTTCAATAGTACTTTTAATTTTATTTGGAGTTATTTTATGAAAACGAAGAAAAGTAAAAAAAATAAAATAGTTTAAATAAACTATTTTATTTTTTTAAAGCTTTTTATTTTCTTTAAAGTTAAAATTTACTTATAAGAGATTAAAAGGTGTATTTATGGGAAAGTACAATTTTGCAAATTATAAAAAAACTGTCTACTTTAATCAAAATCTTTATTTTTAAGATTTCGAAGAGAAGTTACTAGATAAAGCTAAAAAAGATATTCAAAAAGAATTTGAAAGAATAGATTTAAGAATAAGATATGACAAAAAAAGAATTGCTTGTGGATGGCAAATAAAAGATTATAGATATAGAAAAATAAAAACTTTATATGGTGATGTAAGTTTTTTAAGAACTAGATATTGAAATAAATTTACAAAGGAAGTTAAAGTTTTAGTTGATCAAGAAATTCCTATTGAAAAATATCAAAGAATAATACCAAATTTAAAGATAGAGATTTTAAATCGAGTTGGGAGAGGAAACAGATACTGTGATATTGTTGATTGTTTACGTAACAGTAAAATTAGTGAACAAACAATCTCAAACATAGTTAAAAAATTTAATATATCTCAAGATACAATTGAAGATTTAAAAGGCAATAAAATAGATGTTTCAAAAAAAGAATACATTTATATTGAAACTGATGATACTTTTTCAAATTTTGTTAAAGATAATAAAAAAACTAATTTTAGAATTAGAATTGCAACTATTCATACTGGTGCAAGAAAAGGTATTCATAATAGAAAATATTTGGAAAATAAGAAAATAGATTATATGTTAATTGAAAAAGGTAAAGGAATTTCTACATTAGATTATTCAAAAAGAATTAAAGCTTTTATAAATAATCATTATAGAAACTACGAAAATAAACAACTAATTATTTTAGGAGATAATGCGACATGAATAAATAATTTGGCATATGAACTTGGAGGGTTTTATGTTTTAGATAAGTATCATTTATTAAAAAAATTATCTAATGTGTTTCCTTATAATAATCGTAATAGATTTACTAGTGAGAAATGAAAAAAACCCTTTTTATATATAAAAACCTCTATATTAAAAGGATTAAGTTATAACTATGTTCTAGATGCTCTAAACGAGGTATTTTTATGATTAGAATCGAGCAATGAAAAAGAAAAATTAAGAGAGTTTATTAAATTCATAAGTTTTATTAAAAGAAACAGTTGTGCCATAAAAAATTATTATAAAAAGTTCGATTCATCATCTCATACTGAAGGACAAGTATCATCTTTTGTAAAACAAACATTAGGTTATGGAAAAAAAATATATGGCTTTAAAACCTTTAGTAATTTATTAAAAATTAAACAAATACATGCTAATGGTTATGATATATGTGAGTTATTAGAGTATGAAATAGAAACACTACAAATTAATAATTTGGACTATATATATAAAGAAGTAATAGAATACAAAACTATAGGTTTATTATGAAAAGATAAAAAATCAGATATATCAAGAAAAGGCTCATGAGCTAAAATAAAACAACCAGGATTTAAAAGAGTTTAAATATTTTTGTTTCCTTATTTATAGTAAAAATTAACATAGAAATATGTCATTTTTATGTTAATTTTTTTTAAAATTATTCATATTTTATATTCTTTTTTTACAAAAAAATAATATAATTATTTTAAGAAAGCACTTTTTATATAAAAAAATCAAATCATCCATAATATATACACCCCACATTTTTTATATAACCCCCATTAATATTTATTAGCATAAAAGTTAAATATTTGGTATTATCTATAAGTTATTAAATTATTAAAGACTAAATAGGAGAACATTATGAATAAAAAAATAATAAATATAGCAGTTATTGCTCACGTAGATGCTGGAAAATCTACTCTAGTTGATGCTTTTTTAAGTCAATCAAATGTTTTTAGAGCAAATGAAGAAGTAAAAGAGCAAGTTATGGATAGTAATGATCAAGAAAGAGAACGTGGAATTACAATTTATTCAAAGAATTGTGCTATTGAATATAATGGATACAAAATTAATATTGTTGATACTCCAGGCCATGCTGATTTTTCAAGTGAAGTTGAAAGAATAATGAAAACGGTTGATACAGTAATATTATTGGTAGATTCAGCTGAAGGGCCAATGCCTCAAACAAGATTTGTTCTTTCTAAAGCATTAGAATTGGGATTAAGACCTATACTTTTAGTGAATAAAATTGATAAAAAAGATCAAAGAGCTTTAGAAGTAGTTGATGAAGTACTAGAATTAGTTATGGAACTTGATGCAAATGATGAACAAATAGAATTTCCTTCATTGTTTGGAACAGCTCGTGAAGGTATTGTACAGTATTCAATGGAAGAAAAAAGTGACAATTTAGTTCCTTTATTTGAAACAATTATAAAGCAAGTAGGAAATTATCCATTAGAATTGGCAAAAGAGCCAGTTCAATTGCAAATTTCTTCTCTAGCATATGATTCATTTATTGGAAGATTGGGAATTGGAAGATTATTTAAAGGTGTTTTAAAAGAAGGACAACAAGTTGCTATTAGCAAAAATGATGGAAGTGTTGCAAAAGGTAAAGTCTCAGGATTATTTATTTATGAAGGCTTAAAAAGAGTTGCTGTAAAAGAAGCTCGAGCTGGAGAAATTGTTGTTATTTCAGGAATTAGTGATTTAACAATTGGAGATACAGTGTGTGAACCAGATAAAATTGATGCATTACCTCCAATTGTTATTGAAGAACCAACTATGAGTATGAATTTTTTAGTAAATACTTCTCCATTTGCTGGAAGAGTTGGTAAATATGTTACTACAAGAAACATCAAAGAAAGATTAGATAAAGAATTAGAAGTAAATGTTGGTTTAAGAGTAGAATCTTTAACTGATTCATCTGCTGATGGATTTAAAGTTCTAGGTAGAGGTGAACTTCATTTATCTGTTTTAATTGAAACTATGAGAAGAGAAGGATTTGAACTAGGAATTTCAAGACCAGAAGTAGTTATTAAAATTGATGAAAAAGGTAACAAGTTAGAACCAATGGAAAAAGTAACAATTGATGTTCCAACAGAATATTCAGGGACAGTTATTAATAAATTAAATTTAAGAAAAGGTATAATGACTGACATGGATTCTGATGGAATAAGAGATAAAGTAACATATCATATTCCAACAAGAGGATTAATTGGATTTAAATCAGAATTTACAAATGATACTCGTGGGGAAGGGGTTATGGTTAAATCAAGTATTGGTTATGAAGAATATAAAGGAAAAATTGAAGGAAGACAAAATGGTACCTTAGTTTCTATGGCAAATGGAGTAACTCTTCCTTATGCTCTAAATAACTTAGAAGAGAGAGGTATTTTATTTGTTGGACCTCAAGTTGAAGTTTATGATGGAATGATTGTAGGATTGCATTCACGTGACAATGACTTAAATGTTAACCCAACAACAGGTAAGAAATTAACAAATACTAGAGCATCAGGAAGTGATGATTCAGTTAAACTGACTCCACCAAGAAAATTCACTCTTGAAGAAGCTTTAGAGTTTATTGAATGAGATGAACTTGTTGAAGTAACTCCTGAAGATATTAGATTAAGAAAAAAATGACTTTCAGAAAACGAAAGAAAACAGCATAGAAATGATCCACATTAGTGAAAAATTCCATATAGGAATTTTTTTTTAAAAAAAGTTCCACTCATATCAATAAAAAATTCTAAATAATCTAGAAAAATAGGGTTATTATAGAAGTGTAAGGAGAATTTTAATATGTCAAAAATAACTAATATTGTTGCACGTGAAGTACTTGATTCACGTGGATTTCCAACAGTTCAAGTTGATGTAACAACTGAATTTGGTGGATTTGGAACTGCAAAAGTTCCTTCAGGAGCTTCAACTGGATCAAGAGAAGCACTAGAATTAAGAGATGGAGATAAAAATCGTTTCAATGGAAAAGGTGTTTTAAAAGCTGTTGATAATGTAAATAGCAAAATAGCTGATGTAATTATTGGAATGGAAGTAACTGATCAAATTGCTATTGATACAGTAATGTGTAAATTAGATGGAGATGACTTCAAAAAAAACTTAGGAGCAAATGCTATTTTAGGTGTTTCTTTAGCTGTTGCTAAAGCAGCTGCAAGTGAATTAGAAATTCCATTATACAGATACATTGGAGGAACAAACGCTAGAAGATTGCCAGTTCCTATGTTAAATGTTATTAATGGTGGTGAACATGCTGATTCAGCAATAGATTTCCAAGAATTTATGATTATGCCTGTTGGTGCTCCAACATTTAGTGAATCTTTAAGATGAGCTTCAGAAACTTTCCAAGCTTTAAAATCATTATTACAAGATAAAAAAGATATTACAGCTGTTGGAGATGAAGGAGGATTTGCTCCAAATTTTGCATGAGCATATCCAAATGAAACTATTGAAGCATTTAAAGCAAAAACTCCAGTTGAAGTTTCTTTAGATTTACTAGTAGAAGCTATTAAAAAAGCTGGTTACAAAACTGGAAAAGATGGAATTATGATTGCAATGGATTGTGCTAATTCAGAATTATATATTAATGGAAAATACCATTTCAAAAAAATTGAAAAATTAACTGGAAAAGAATGAGCATTAACAACAGATGAAATGGTTTCATTCTTAGATAAATTAGTTGATAAATACCCAATTATTTCAATTGAAGATGGATTGGCTGAATCAGATTGAGATGGATTCCAAAAACAAGTTAAAACAATGGGAAACAAAATACAAATTGTTGGAGATGATTTATTTGTAACAAATCCTAAAATTACTGCAGAAGGAATTGAAAAGAAAGCAGCAAACTCAATATTAATTAAATTAAATCAAATTGGAACTTTAACAGAAACAATTGAAACTATTCAAATGGCTCAAAAAGCTGGTTGAACAGCTGTTACTTCACATCGTTCAGGTGAAACTGAGGATACAACAATTGCTGATTTAGCTGTTGCTTTAAATACAGGACAAATTAAAACTGGTTCAATGTCAAGATCTGATAGAATTGCAAAATACAATAGATTATTAGAAATTGAAGCAGAATTAGGGGAAGCTGCAATTTATGATGGTTTAAAATCATTCTATAACTTAACAAAATAATAAAAATATAAATTTTACTCGAACCTTAAAAAGGTTCGTTTTTTATTTATAATTAAATAAGGTGATTTTTATGTTGAAAAAGAGGAAAAATTGAACATTAATATTTTTATTATTAGTTTTTTTATTGTATTTTATAATAATTGCAATTTATGATTATAAAATTGCATTAATGATAGGCAATAATTTGACAAATAGTTTCTTTTCTCTTTTTTTTGATAAGATAGGTTCACTTATAATAATTTTTCCTATTTATATAATCTGTTTAGCGTATTTTTTAAAACTTATAAATACAAAAAAAATTAGCAGTATAGTTAAAATATTAGTAATTGTATTATTTGATTTAATTTATATTGCAATTTCTTTTTATTTATTTGTTAGTATTAAAAATTCTAACAATGATTTATCAAATAAAATTTCTATAGCAATTATGTGTTTATTTCTTACATTATTAATTTTTTGAATTAGTTATATATGAATTAAACTTTTATTATCTAATAATATTGAAAGAATAAATAGAATATTTTATTGTGCAAATATTAGTATTGTATTTATGATTTTATGTTGAACAAATTTAATATTGTTCAAGTATATATTTGGAAGAAATAGGCCTGAAGCAGTAATTGAACTTAAAAACTCATTTCAGTATGTATTTCAAATAAACTTTAATAGAGTTGGTAAACAAAGTACAAGTTTTCCTTCTGGTCATACTATGGCAATCGCTCAATTAATTATTTTATTATATTTTATAATTTTTAAAAATAAAAAGTGAGAGAATATATTTAGAATTTTATTATTTTCATTAGTAATAATTTTAATTATGTTAATGGCAATTTCAAGAATGACAATGCAAAAACATTTCATAACAGATTTATCATTTTCAATGTTTTTAATTATTCTATATTATCTTGTAACACTAAAAATTGTAGAAAAATTATATAAGAGGATAAAAAGAAATGGCTAAATATATTGGATTAGATTTGGGAAGTAAAACAATAGGAATCGCTACAAGTGAAGGTTATTTTGCAAATCCTAAAGAAACAATTAGATATCAAGAAAATAATTTTCTTGAAGCTATTACAAAACTAAATTCCTTTCTTAAAAAAGAGGGATTTGAAAAAATAATAGTTGGATATCCAAAAAATATGGATGGTTCAAAAGGGCATAGAGTTGAAATGGTTGAAGAATTTATTGATAAAATGATTGAGCAAAAGATT carries:
- a CDS encoding Mbov_0399 family ICE element protein; amino-acid sequence: MKKVILSLFLFMNLSYIPLKQFNNNIEQKELKNNLEDISNYSYDPSYPSFNLYSDFYSRTQRLYIDSGKEVDSLPSCSNCSDQRHNKVSNGEWYYSEWQAKEINVLNYAPNKQVFLDNYKEIKVSFYYNYNTWDGGTGWSDNDEKNISPRLNKDIDYNFSSNSGWIYAHSYHNEINKALLKIEFGHSWRGNNLILKWKLGASVYWKGGSWYNHASFVILSIDSFQFKSNFNQNNLKNKIQSALSKNFTIKSDTSPDISNNEKNGLPGKLLKSNKELILEEIDKRLRVSFGIDYSAWFSKPILKINDTFNDEKSYVSITFKDEQQISGSKQFLTNVIMPVNITLTDFYYQRSAQKRLVINPGKIVNPNSQLNELIIDKPEYDVKNNTFVYHNSIDVTFTAISESEILTVNGQEVPVFNNIYRIKLDNNLNTYKIEVNGIKNLKGITKLSLNINIQSLANKLNYRWVGWNPKENLEQSKLIEKTLGDGKPNPDYDPSINSKTGMRNEYIYIERDMKFPFYQDPLDKFGNIITDYKNINKSIIVEAAVANSGVTLLEKFDKAKIYRVDRLKLDENFKVISKQENVNINQNEQWSIEGLWHYVIYLQDYVKETIDPSNPGNQDINATKGSTIHKLLYISNKSKDYTRFTSLDFVSKNQSIFKFWDSLAGIHLKNYLISYTSINTSQKIEELTYEQIIMYWKKYVSDQISQKIDVPQNPVSYKDLKKLNISSLKINEINPLEVKNKIINHVKKYIEKFIKNTVYKTDYIICDENEKQIEELDFQDFINLSESNKYKKIILFIKAVSTSSLLIGKQNFNVINNKEFEESKNFDLSTIKDLKSIRYNFTNADNQIKKNFLNNYIYEYVKKILQTYKPKKIDWEYEYDKDYYISLNSSQAKDIKIDTDLENVLYKFLNSKTQVILEIFIVSKDESIKLSGLTSYKIINDPKDNNVAPEVPEPPFKPEVSKKNNISNKTVRWWIILIICFSIVLLILFGVILWKRRKVKKIK
- a CDS encoding Mbov_0401 family ICE element transposase-like protein, which translates into the protein MQKEFERIDLRIRYDKKRIACGWQIKDYRYRKIKTLYGDVSFLRTRYWNKFTKEVKVLVDQEIPIEKYQRIIPNLKIEILNRVGRGNRYCDIVDCLRNSKISEQTISNIVKKFNISQDTIEDLKGNKIDVSKKEYIYIETDDTFSNFVKDNKKTNFRIRIATIHTGARKGIHNRKYLENKKIDYMLIEKGKGISTLDYSKRIKAFINNHYRNYENKQLIILGDNATWINNLAYELGGFYVLDKYHLLKKLSNVFPYNNRNRFTSEKWKKPFLYIKTSILKGLSYNYVLDALNEVFLWLESSNEKEKLREFIKFISFIKRNSCAIKNYYKKFDSSSHTEGQVSSFVKQTLGYGKKIYGFKTFSNLLKIKQIHANGYDICELLEYEIETLQINNLDYIYKEVIEYKTIGLLWKDKKSDISRKGSWAKIKQPGFKRV
- the typA gene encoding translational GTPase TypA — its product is MMNKKIINIAVIAHVDAGKSTLVDAFLSQSNVFRANEEVKEQVMDSNDQERERGITIYSKNCAIEYNGYKINIVDTPGHADFSSEVERIMKTVDTVILLVDSAEGPMPQTRFVLSKALELGLRPILLVNKIDKKDQRALEVVDEVLELVMELDANDEQIEFPSLFGTAREGIVQYSMEEKSDNLVPLFETIIKQVGNYPLELAKEPVQLQISSLAYDSFIGRLGIGRLFKGVLKEGQQVAISKNDGSVAKGKVSGLFIYEGLKRVAVKEARAGEIVVISGISDLTIGDTVCEPDKIDALPPIVIEEPTMSMNFLVNTSPFAGRVGKYVTTRNIKERLDKELEVNVGLRVESLTDSSADGFKVLGRGELHLSVLIETMRREGFELGISRPEVVIKIDEKGNKLEPMEKVTIDVPTEYSGTVINKLNLRKGIMTDMDSDGIRDKVTYHIPTRGLIGFKSEFTNDTRGEGVMVKSSIGYEEYKGKIEGRQNGTLVSMANGVTLPYALNNLEERGILFVGPQVEVYDGMIVGLHSRDNDLNVNPTTGKKLTNTRASGSDDSVKLTPPRKFTLEEALEFIEWDELVEVTPEDIRLRKKWLSENERKQHRNDPH
- the eno gene encoding phosphopyruvate hydratase → MSKITNIVAREVLDSRGFPTVQVDVTTEFGGFGTAKVPSGASTGSREALELRDGDKNRFNGKGVLKAVDNVNSKIADVIIGMEVTDQIAIDTVMCKLDGDDFKKNLGANAILGVSLAVAKAAASELEIPLYRYIGGTNARRLPVPMLNVINGGEHADSAIDFQEFMIMPVGAPTFSESLRWASETFQALKSLLQDKKDITAVGDEGGFAPNFAWAYPNETIEAFKAKTPVEVSLDLLVEAIKKAGYKTGKDGIMIAMDCANSELYINGKYHFKKIEKLTGKEWALTTDEMVSFLDKLVDKYPIISIEDGLAESDWDGFQKQVKTMGNKIQIVGDDLFVTNPKITAEGIEKKAANSILIKLNQIGTLTETIETIQMAQKAGWTAVTSHRSGETEDTTIADLAVALNTGQIKTGSMSRSDRIAKYNRLLEIEAELGEAAIYDGLKSFYNLTK
- a CDS encoding phosphatase PAP2 family protein, with product MLKKRKNWTLIFLLLVFLLYFIIIAIYDYKIALMIGNNLTNSFFSLFFDKIGSLIIIFPIYIICLAYFLKLINTKKISSIVKILVIVLFDLIYIAISFYLFVSIKNSNNDLSNKISIAIMCLFLTLLIFWISYIWIKLLLSNNIERINRIFYCANISIVFMILCWTNLILFKYIFGRNRPEAVIELKNSFQYVFQINFNRVGKQSTSFPSGHTMAIAQLIILLYFIIFKNKKWENIFRILLFSLVIILIMLMAISRMTMQKHFITDLSFSMFLIILYYLVTLKIVEKLYKRIKRNG
- the ruvX gene encoding Holliday junction resolvase RuvX; this translates as MAKYIGLDLGSKTIGIATSEGYFANPKETIRYQENNFLEAITKLNSFLKKEGFEKIIVGYPKNMDGSKGHRVEMVEEFIDKMIEQKIISSDLIERVDERLTTRMAKQVMISADLSRKKQKENKDQIAAKLILETYINSIK